AAACTGTCAATATTCTGATATTATCTAGAGGTTTAGATAACTATATGCCATCAGGTCAGACCAAGACAGAACTGGATTATTTCAGCTTGCAGTGATGAAACAATTCCTCCTCAACTGGGTGTGTTTAATAAAGGGGAGTGCCTTAAAAACTATATCACATCATCGCTATGTTCCAGGTTGAGCCCTGCAGGTGGGAGGCACATTGCCAGGACTTCcgcctctcacacacaaacaataattTGTTTCTGTGTATTGTGCGGACATTAATTACATAGACTTAAATTCACTTTGTGGAGACTTACCCTATAATTAATAACCATAATAGGTACaaatctaaccctaaccttTACCCATACCCTAACATTAACCCTAAACTAACGCTAagattaaaacatgttttcaccttaaaatgtaatgatttatggAAAGGTGGTCAGCTGGTTCTCACCACAAGGATCTCCACAATTTAAGTGTGTAATCAGATTTGTGTTCCTACAATGTAAGCAAATCCTGGtagatacaaacacacacacacacaatgagagagagcgagagagagagcgagagagagagagagagagagagagagagagagagagagagagagagagagaacctgagGCTTGCTGCGGCATGTTCCAAGCTGGAGGGAGTGCCTCTGCCGttcttttcttattttctccatAGATCTGCCTGAGTCTAGTCTCAGGCAGCATTTAACACTGGTGACGTCACCTTCACCTGTCACCTATTTTCTCACTCTCTGCCTTACACTGATTAGCAAAACACAATGAACCTGGAGAGGTTTGTTTAAATACTTAAAAGGTgataaaaatgctttttatcTCGATGAGGTAATAagatatgtaaaaaataaaaataaaagagtatTACtaatagcaggtagtgtcacagtctcacagctccagggacctggaggctatgggttcaagtcccgctctggttaattgtctgtgaggagtttggtgtgtcctccatGTGGACATgtggctttcctccaggtgctccagtttcctcccacggtcaaaagtgtccataggtgtgagtgaatgtatgagcgtgtgtcgccctgtaaagaatgcgaccctgaactggataagtggttacagacaatgaatgaatgaatgattaatcaAAACTGATAATCCTCCAAGTGAACTCACTCATAACAGGGTTGATATTTATGTGATTATCTCGGTCAAATATTTTGTGCAGGGAGCAGTATAAATTGAAACCGTGTTTAATGGGGGTCAGtggtatatattttataatgaacattttttaatttaaattagaatattcattaattcattaatttattatctgtaacccttatccagttcagggtcgcggtgggtccagagcctacctggaatcattgggcgcaaggcgggaatacaccctggagggggcgccagtccttcacagggcaatacagacacacagatacacattcactcacacactcacacctacggacactttttgagtcaccaatccacctaccaatgtttgtttttggactgtgggaggaaaccggagcacccggaggaaacccacgcggacacggagagaacacaccacactcctcacagacagtcacccggaggaaacccacgcagacacagggagaacacaccacactcctcacagacagtcacccggaggaaacccacgcagacacagggagaacacaccacactcctcacagacagtcacccggaggaaacccacgcagacacagggagaaaacaccacactcctcacagacagtcacccggaggaaacccacgcagacacagggagaacacactaactcctcaaagacagtcaccgggagcgggaatcgaacccacaacctttaggtccctggagctgtgttaaaTTAGAATATAGTGAAAATAActcttttaatttttaatgtaaaaaccaaacaaactatcatatattttatattcagttCACATTAAGTGACATATGCATATTGAAATCCTGTATTTATGATTAATATACACATGTATACACTCAACACCACAAATGGTGACATGAAGGTAATTGGCTGCACTGCAGAGGAATAACTGATTACTGAGCAACtgtccaggtttttttttttactctataGGCTTCTGATATTGTCTGGGGGAAAATTATGTTGTATATATTAATTGTTAAAAGTAGCagtactactactgctactactactaataataataattagggaGTAAACAGTTTTCTCATATAAAAGATTGTTAAGACAATGCTAAACAATCTGTCACATGGTTCATGGACCGCGTTTATTCAGGACCCCGATGAGTCACGGCTGACGGGAAAGCGTTCAGCAAATGAATGGCAGCAGCTAGCAGCTGTTGATtgtcagctctctctctctctctctctctctcctcaccaaTTCACACagcacactgagaaaaaaaaagattacatTTGATGAAGTTTATTGCAGTTGCTTACTCTATGCCAAAGTTTATCGTGTGGCCCCTGCGGTGTTAATCAGCTGAGgtataataaataatgtgtggAATAATCAAAACTTTTCGCGCCCTTTTCGATGAGTCACTGCTTCATCGCTGTTTTTCTGTGGTTGCCTCAAACTCCCGCTTCATTACATGCGAATCTGCACGAATGTGTTCCATTAGACTCATAACTATTCATCCCGCTCATCTgagactactactactacacacacacacacacacacacactatctcagTGTATAAAAACACAACCTAGTAGTATTAAATTTCTAGGATAATCGTTATAGTCTTTATGGCATCAGCTTGGGAAACCAATAACACAATGTTTCTAGGTGAAACACAATTTCAGTTGCTTTGAAACACACAAGTTACAGCccaataaaatgtaatacacATATTACATTAATCTTCTACTGGAAGAACATTTAATACAGACCAGAATAAAACCGACAATCAAATGTGATGCTCAAACCGattatatgaataaaataaacatatatcgATGCAATTTTTGCCAAAAATGTATCAGTGTAATATGTTTCTATTTATAAAACAATttctatttaattaaaaacacatgttaggaCTACAAGTTTGAATGAAGAAGCTCTTTAAGTTTATAATAAACTGATACAAAGGTGAATCCCTTACAagttaaagagaaaaaaaacgaGAACGGGATTCCCGGAAAAGCTCTAAATATGGGCATATACGTCACCGCGCACGTGACGGGTCGTCATCCAGAGTGTAGACAACACTATTTCCCGTAAACCGGGAGGGGCGTTAACATCACATTATCTAGCCCAATGACTATAACTTCAAAACCACTCAATCAAACTAGTATAACAGGGGTATTAGAGGCTCAACGCAGGTTATTCTGGTGCTCCTTTAATTTCTATTCCAGCACAGTCAATACTTTAAGCACTGGGGTGGTTTGTTATTTTGACACACCCCCGGCGGGTCTCTGATGGATTCTACCATTTCAAGGTGGATATTTAACTTTTGAGTCGCCGTGGTAACGTTATTACGAGTAAGAGCACTCAGAGGAGCAGCGCGTTTACTTTCTATTCTTCAGGTTCACTTTTGGTGGATTCAGCGCATTGTAAGCGGCATACATGTATCCGAACTACAGGAGTGTGGGCAGAGGAACCGAACAGAACTTTTCTGAGAACAGTTCTGGCTCCAGATCTGCTAACGTTACTCTCACTACCAGCTCTGTCACACCTCAGCTCCAGGAGGTAAGTCAGCTCTTGTATTTACTCCTTTCTTTCAGTGTCTCTTTATTATTATGGTCATACGTATAGCATCTTAAATGAAAGCTAGGATGTCCTTTCTatgggagaaagaaagagtaacTTTGTAGTAACAGTTTAATAATTGTGAAACCGAGAGCCATGACTGCTGAGTAACTAAATAAACCAGAGCTGTTGAATGAATTTTACTTATGGTTTAAATCGAGCCTTGTGATGAGAACCCATAAGTCATTACTGCTTAAAAACCTGTTGTAATTCAACAAGAAACTACAAGATAGAGCTTTGTAGCACTGCAACTACCAGCAACAGCAATCTCACCACCTATAGTAGGGCTGTCTAATATTTAGTATCTAAAAGGTACAAATTTACTTTCAGCTTCTCACAGGAGTCATGTAGAAATTTCTGTATGTATTACTACATCAGGGACGCTGTTATGACATTACAACATCATTTCTAAAATGTAGTTTGATACCATACTTTCCTGTATAAAAATCCTTAAAGTAAATTCAGTCTCTAGTGTACATTCTGAAAACTGCAAGTCATAATGATCTTGGATTATGGCTTTAATAACAACATCTGTTGCCTTCTCACAACCTCTCCCTACCctaccccaccccacccccatcacCAGCAAAAGTATTCAGCAGCGGGATCCAGTTCGTTTGTGCCCAGTCTCAATGCCATTACTTCAAACCAGGACCTGCAGTGGTTGGTCCAGCCCTCACTGCTGCCAACCGCCGGGCCATCCAGACCCATTCGCCAGCCTTACCCACTGCCACCAAGAATCAGCTCCATGAACCCCCTCCCAGCTCCACAGCCACATTTTCTCAGACCAGGGGTCATCAGACCTCCTacaggacctggaggttcaACAAGACGCAGAAATGATGAACAGGTAAGTTGAAATCTTCtatcactgttaaaaaaaactatttttcatGGTCATCTTTTAAATTCCTAAATATCACACGCCAAATGCACAAAAATGGCATTACATGTTAAATAGTGGGTTATGGAGGCCATGACTGAATGATGTACCCATATGTCTTCTTCTCTGAATGCTGCAATAAAGTTTGTCTGAAGACCTGACTCATATGGCGCACTGTCCGTGAATGACCATGCTGCCATCATGCTCCTCCTCCTGTAAGtgcagaggggaaaaaaataggcCTGACGGATGTAGAATCAGACTATGTGTAATATCCTGTAGTGAGTCTGTTGGGTGTGCATGTGACATGGCTCAACAAGCTCACCAGTAAAAACCAGGTGTAGAAGAGGAACGGCGTATTCAAATATCCTGACGTGTCTGTGTTCTTGGTGTATATTGCTCTGTTGTTTGTTACCAGCCCTGATTTGCTTACAAGAGAATACAGTCTGTTTACACTTCATTGTCAACGGACAACACCAATATCTCTCCCAGAGAAATCTAATGACGCCTAGATCAGATCGTATCCCATTTCAGTTATTATTTATGGTCGCCTGATTCATGCCCCTCAAATCTAAATCACAATTGTAAGTCTTGAATATGATGGCTTGAAGCAAGTGAAATTTCAAGACAGGAAATCATGTGACTCATAGGGGCCAAATCATGTGAGTCACACCTGAGTCACTAAGGGGCCTGAAGATGATTCATCAAAAATAATGGGCATGATATGTTGTATACAGTCAGGAGGAAAGAAAACTTGAGCtatgtaaataattaaagtaTACGTGAGTAACAGCTAAAATGAGATATGGCCTGCTGCAAGGATGCTGATGAAAAGTAGGGGCAAGTTTTATTGCATCCTCTCAAAGAGAAGGTGACCACTACCCCTAGATGGCAGTATTGCTTTGATCGACGCTATGGTCCCTTATAGGTGATAACAGTACTGAATCATTTTGTACTGTACATTTTATACTTGTGGTCAAGGCTAGATCTGTGGTTATCTTCGTATAATGAATGTAATATAATGATATGTTATGATATCTCATGTTTTCTGGACAAGGATTCAGAAAATTGTCGTGGACTAATGGGTATTCTCATTACAGTCTCTAGAATGAGAATGTAGTCCAGGATTAATGGCATATCAGGATTAATCCTTCTCCAGAACGCTAGCCcctagtatatattttttagctTCAGCATATAGTGTTTCCACACTTTTGAACTGTGGTGTATGTTATGACGTATTTTCTCACATCACTTTTAATTTCTACCCTAAGTTGTCCCAAGAAGAACTCGAAAGGCGAAGGATCAGAAGGGAACGAAACAAACTCGCTGCTGCTAAGTGTCGGAACCGCCGCCGGGAACTGACAGACACACTTCAAAGCGTAAGTTGATTTTGACCATTGTATTTAACATTAGTTTTAAACTTGTGTATTCTTGCGTATTCTAACTGACCAAAAATCTCTGATTTAGGAGACAGACCTGTTGGAAGATGAAAAGTCTCGTCTGCAGAAAGAGATTGCAGACcttcagaaagagaaagagaagttgGAACTGGTTCTAGAGGCTCACCGACCCATCTGCAAAGTCCAAGACTCCGACTCTGACTCCGACTCCAGTGCTATCCTTCCTTCTCTGAGTGGAATCAAAATCGAGTCAGTGGATTCTGAACTTGCTGGACCTTCCAGAGAATGCAAGAGCAGCACCAAGCAGGAGAAACCCAAGCAGGAGAAACCCAGGCCTAAAATTACCATTCCACCACCACCTTCAGTCAGTGCTGCAAATGTCAATCTGGAGTCCGACTCCCTCAACACTCCCATCCTCATCTCCACCCCTTCACTGACTCCATTCACCGCAAGCATGGTCTTCACCTATCCCACCACCTCTCTGGAGGCAAGTGCTAGCACCTCAACTCAGACCTTCAGCCATCCTTCTGTCTCCTTTTCTCATCATGGTACAAGTCATCATGTCCAAAACCCAGAGCCATGTGGTATTGCCCATCGCCGTAGCAGCAGCAGCGGAGACCAGTCAGATCAGTCTCTCAACTCACCAACAATCCTCACCCTTTAACTTACACTCCTCTCTATGGAAACAAGTGCTTTGAACTTTCCCAAGTGTCTTTAACAATAGGTCAGAACACAGGTACTGAGATGATTGCTGATACAAAAGATGTAGCTAGAgttgtgtgcaaaagtttgggcgtATCTGGACAAATTGCAATTTATGTATTTTCTAAATGTTtaataggtggattggggagtgtccataggtgagtgtgtgagtgactgtgtaatactctattaattatacatttagtaaagaaacaatgttttaaaatgtgcacaagTATGTTGTATGGAAGAGTTTCACTGCAGtatgtcatttgaccaggggaGCCAAAAACTTTGCATACAACTGTATAGTTGCACATTGCCTTTACTTAGCCAGGGTacatgcttatatatatatactattaaAACTGTAACTGTTTGAAAACTATTTACTAGGATACTTTCCTAATTCTTTTACAGTAAACATGTATTAATTTACGTAAAGATGATTGTTTGCCTGATTACACAGATACACTGAGACTGATACATAGATAGAAACTGATTAATAGATGGAATGATGGATAGTATCTCAGATTTTCAGATTTCTGAATGCACACTACATTATTATGGTTtattatttatgcatttatacttttgtttattcattgcAAAGCTATGAGATATTAGTGATACATATGTTTAACTTTTACAGTGTATTAAGCTACATCTATATGGAGGCTACAGCATGTTCTAAGCCTTTTATATTATGCCCTGCATATTACAAACATCGAAGGCCAGAAAAAGTGCATTTCAAAAATGGTTACACTGGTTAAAAtgtactatttttatttattttcatgaacAGAGACTTAGACAAAACATGcacttacatttttttattagatGCTAGCTATGTTTTTCCCTGTATTTAGAAACTTTATTGTATTAAGAATTTTAATAGCTAATATATTGTAATCTATAATGTGAGACCTATTATAATATTTGAAGCACTACTAGAGTCAGACCATATCATTTTAAaggatttatatttatttttgcaaacAAACAATTTTTTTCATTGAAAACTGAAGAAACATTTTGCACAGTGTACAAAagggataataataatatcagttCATATTTTTGGGAACTGTCAAAACTGTGTGGTTTGTTAATTTAAATCAGCCAGTCATTTCATTTTGTGCCTTCAAAAAAACTGTAGTGATACTCTTTGGAGATGTTTGTAACTGCTGAGTTTATTTCATTTCTATGTTTGCACTaaataaaaaagggaaaaaaaacacaacggCTGCTGATTGAAAACAGAAGTGATGTTACCAAGCCTGAGTAGAGACCGCTGGGGGATGGGGACAGaggaaattgtgtgtgtggtgggagaCAGAGAACAGTTCAACACTGTTCCCTTTAAGGATGTCCTGACAGAAGTCAAAGAGAAATTCCCTGACTCACATTcactgtaaaaatgatttaccAGAAAGTATTTTGACCGCATCCTCAAATATTCCAAGTACAATAACAAAACAAGTTCGGCTGAAATGATTTCTGCAAGTTAAGCATTAACTAAGATTACTGTTTTGTGATTTTGGAAATATTCTGAGCTATCCTCAACTTGGGTGTACATAGATTGTCatagattttaaacattttacaagCAAATATTGTGATACATATcaaatattttgatattatCCTCCACTATTTAAAAGTAAGACCATATACAGCACATGAATGATTTAGAGTTTACAATGTGAAAACAGAATAGGACTAAATTGAAACAAAACCAGAAACAAGGAAAAATCAGCGTGACCAAGGCAATATTTGCCAGCACAGAGAGCAAACTGATTAAACATTGTGACCCTGTTGTGGACACACAGAGTCCTCTGTTAGCCCTCTAATCTAATGAGAAGCTCCTACTCAAAGCTTGGTGAACATATGATTGAGATAGTGAAGAGGGAGTTTGTGCTGACTGACTGAGTGCATGCACTGATAAAAAGGACCTCTGTACGCTCCACTTAGAGTATTACTTTTCTGAACTCGGTGCTGTGCAAACAGTGAGCCAAAAATATAATATAGAATACTCGTGTCTTCAGGCCTCGTTTATACATGTCAATCAACATTCTTTGCCTGACTTGTAGATAAATGAATCAAAAACACCATTGCAATGTATGTGGAAGCCTACTCAATGGcttttagaatacacacaaaaaaaaagcatcacaGAAGTGGGTGTCTCAGTCAAGTGTATTTTAAAGCTCTCCCACTCACAATGAGAATGGCCCAAAGATTATAGCCAGAAACAAAGCCACTAATCAAAGATCAATgttataaacagaaaaaaatccagTTGTTAAAAGTAATACTGATTATAATATACCGATTTCAAAGTAAGCCAAAACGTGTACGCCTGATGGCCTTGTGGTAGGCAAAAATACAATAAGTTGAAGAAAAATAATCATAGTAAGA
This region of Hoplias malabaricus isolate fHopMal1 chromosome 17, fHopMal1.hap1, whole genome shotgun sequence genomic DNA includes:
- the fosl1a gene encoding fos-related antigen 1a, which codes for MYPNYRSVGRGTEQNFSENSSGSRSANVTLTTSSVTPQLQEQKYSAAGSSSFVPSLNAITSNQDLQWLVQPSLLPTAGPSRPIRQPYPLPPRISSMNPLPAPQPHFLRPGVIRPPTGPGGSTRRRNDEQLSQEELERRRIRRERNKLAAAKCRNRRRELTDTLQSETDLLEDEKSRLQKEIADLQKEKEKLELVLEAHRPICKVQDSDSDSDSSAILPSLSGIKIESVDSELAGPSRECKSSTKQEKPKQEKPRPKITIPPPPSVSAANVNLESDSLNTPILISTPSLTPFTASMVFTYPTTSLEASASTSTQTFSHPSVSFSHHGTSHHVQNPEPCGIAHRRSSSSGDQSDQSLNSPTILTL